One Paenarthrobacter aurescens TC1 DNA window includes the following coding sequences:
- a CDS encoding putative Sigma-70 region 2 domain protein (identified by match to protein family HMM PF04542; match to protein family HMM TIGR02937) yields MAHGAHTGRNVNMEGEVDSDQHLIELVRGGDISAFDGLYKRHLSIASSIAKRNVDNPSDAEDVVAEAFQSVLQSIVGGKGPRAFFRAYLLSIVTRLSHQRNRKSNKILLSGDDPVLDEALVESDAVISAFESRTVAKAFRALPERWQAVLWYMDVERMKPAAVAPILGVTPNAVSALAVRAREGLRRQYLQSHLANQTGRCAEFASKLGSFLRGGLPSATERMVRNHLDSCSTCTAALTELEDVQGSMRAVLLPLVTGIPLAMWAGKGAALGFLSGMVPAKVALAVPALAQPAVMALFAAAGVGLMLGAGGLAEGLAPEIFAEQQTVETSAARIESDLRLASPSPSQTEAPDPAPSAQTQPLPAAPVPPPVEPLPVPAPEPVEPLPAPAPAESLPSPPKALPQPIATTPAPVSPPAKPPAPAAPTGSSAAVPAKVSGTVREIRERSSSSGTAMEIDFNASGTGPLGSGKVVFSVGRHARIVESSLRAPDGWECSMEGQSVVMCLTESVQRGSLHFHVTAESVRSRDGGVFNYSLSGKGLVQGDFAYRY; encoded by the coding sequence ATGGCGCACGGGGCACATACGGGCCGCAACGTAAACATGGAGGGTGAAGTTGACAGCGATCAACACCTCATTGAGCTGGTGAGAGGCGGAGACATATCTGCCTTCGATGGACTCTATAAACGTCACCTGTCCATTGCGTCCTCCATTGCCAAACGGAATGTCGACAATCCGAGCGACGCCGAGGATGTTGTGGCTGAGGCTTTTCAATCCGTTCTGCAAAGCATCGTAGGGGGAAAGGGACCGCGTGCCTTCTTCAGGGCGTACCTGCTGTCCATAGTCACCCGGCTATCCCATCAACGCAATCGAAAATCAAACAAAATCCTGCTCAGCGGTGATGATCCTGTTTTGGACGAAGCACTGGTCGAATCAGACGCCGTCATCAGCGCTTTCGAGTCACGCACAGTGGCCAAGGCGTTCCGCGCCTTGCCGGAACGGTGGCAGGCTGTTCTCTGGTACATGGACGTCGAACGCATGAAACCCGCAGCCGTGGCACCGATTCTTGGGGTGACCCCCAACGCCGTTTCTGCACTCGCTGTCCGTGCGCGTGAGGGCCTACGACGCCAATACCTCCAAAGTCATCTCGCGAACCAGACGGGCAGGTGCGCCGAATTCGCGTCCAAGCTTGGCAGCTTCCTCAGGGGTGGGCTACCCAGCGCTACTGAACGCATGGTTCGCAATCACCTGGATAGCTGTTCCACATGTACGGCCGCGCTTACGGAACTCGAAGACGTTCAGGGAAGCATGCGGGCGGTACTGCTGCCCCTGGTGACGGGAATCCCCTTGGCTATGTGGGCGGGTAAAGGCGCTGCGCTCGGTTTTCTTAGCGGGATGGTCCCGGCCAAAGTAGCCCTCGCAGTCCCTGCTTTGGCGCAGCCAGCCGTTATGGCTCTCTTTGCAGCGGCAGGGGTTGGCCTGATGCTGGGGGCAGGGGGATTAGCTGAGGGACTGGCTCCGGAGATATTTGCAGAACAGCAGACAGTTGAGACATCCGCAGCGCGAATCGAAAGCGACTTAAGGCTGGCCTCCCCGTCGCCAAGTCAGACCGAGGCTCCGGACCCAGCACCGTCGGCACAGACTCAGCCGCTGCCTGCCGCACCCGTGCCGCCCCCCGTTGAGCCTCTTCCCGTGCCGGCCCCGGAGCCGGTTGAGCCTCTTCCCGCGCCGGCCCCGGCAGAGTCCTTGCCGTCGCCGCCGAAGGCGTTGCCTCAGCCGATAGCTACGACTCCTGCCCCCGTTTCGCCGCCAGCAAAGCCCCCCGCGCCGGCCGCTCCTACCGGTTCGTCAGCGGCCGTCCCGGCAAAGGTCTCGGGCACCGTACGGGAGATCCGTGAGAGAAGTAGCTCCAGCGGTACCGCCATGGAAATCGACTTCAATGCCTCCGGCACCGGCCCCTTGGGCAGCGGCAAGGTTGTGTTTTCGGTAGGAAGGCATGCGCGCATTGTGGAGAGCTCACTGCGTGCGCCCGACGGGTGGGAGTGTTCCATGGAGGGGCAGTCCGTCGTCATGTGCCTCACGGAATCGGTGCAGCGAGGCAGCCTCCACTTTCATGTGACCGCGGAATCCGTACGCTCCAGGGACGGCGGCGTCTTCAACTATTCCTTGAGTGGGAAAGGTCTTGTCCAAGGCGACTTCGCGTACCGGTACTGA
- a CDS encoding Uncharacterized protein, LmbE-like protein (identified by match to protein family HMM PF02585) has translation MAGSASRSCCPAHLVNGGAWEIRKPHTSQLHLEGIMNATLFAVAGLPGLLVMVWTVLPTGRNWFVRRYRWPHRLRGTLAALGGVLLMASVGFAADPKDHSWLRVLVLLAGVGMIGACLVAPTFRIRHGVATQPRKVLAIGAHPDDLELACGATLAKLSDAGHEVRTMVMSAGSKGGNSAVRVTEATAGSDFMGASAVQIHNFQDTYLSEHGQEMVTAIEAFIEEFRPDVVITHSRNDYHQDHQAVHSATMRAARRHSSILCFESPSSTRQFDPTVFVDIAGYLDVKIRAVAMHRNQKGKPYMSAEKVRSLAAFRGEQVKTSYAEGFEPVRLLGSAVGEF, from the coding sequence GTGGCAGGGTCTGCGTCACGATCCTGCTGCCCCGCCCACTTAGTCAACGGCGGTGCCTGGGAAATCCGGAAGCCGCACACATCTCAACTCCATCTTGAAGGAATTATGAACGCAACGTTGTTTGCCGTTGCTGGTTTGCCGGGGCTCCTGGTTATGGTCTGGACAGTGCTCCCGACTGGTCGAAACTGGTTCGTCCGCAGGTACAGGTGGCCGCATCGCCTGCGGGGTACATTGGCAGCTTTGGGCGGCGTCCTGCTGATGGCCTCAGTGGGCTTCGCAGCTGATCCAAAGGATCATTCCTGGCTTAGGGTTTTGGTACTGCTCGCCGGGGTAGGCATGATCGGCGCGTGCCTCGTGGCCCCCACGTTCCGCATTCGCCACGGTGTGGCCACTCAGCCTCGGAAGGTGCTCGCTATTGGTGCACACCCTGATGATCTGGAGCTGGCCTGCGGGGCTACCCTCGCAAAACTGTCGGACGCCGGCCACGAAGTCCGGACCATGGTGATGAGCGCAGGCAGCAAAGGCGGAAACAGTGCTGTACGGGTGACAGAAGCTACTGCGGGTTCGGACTTCATGGGAGCATCCGCTGTCCAGATCCACAACTTCCAGGACACCTATTTGTCCGAGCATGGACAGGAAATGGTCACCGCGATCGAGGCCTTCATTGAGGAATTCCGGCCTGATGTGGTCATAACCCATTCCCGTAACGATTACCACCAGGACCACCAGGCGGTTCATAGTGCCACCATGCGGGCGGCCCGGCGCCACTCCTCCATCCTGTGCTTTGAGAGTCCCTCGTCCACGCGCCAGTTTGATCCCACTGTCTTCGTGGACATCGCAGGATATCTGGACGTCAAAATTCGGGCTGTCGCCATGCACAGGAACCAGAAGGGGAAGCCGTACATGAGCGCCGAAAAGGTCCGCAGTCTCGCGGCTTTCCGGGGTGAACAGGTGAAGACTTCCTACGCCGAGGGTTTCGAGCCCGTTCGGTTACTCGGTTCAGCCGTAGGGGAATTCTGA
- a CDS encoding glycosyl transferase, group 2 family domain protein (identified by match to protein family HMM PF00535) gives MTFPSVALVVVYVGGLVILGFGMAKIVYVPMALYFDWLYRSICARHRYSVLSDRPLVSVIVPGYNEAVVITGCVESILASRYLRLEVILVDDGSTDETASIMEGLAQQYDRVRFLSQANAGKGAALNCGIAAALGDILMFVDADGVFAPDTLIHMLEGFDDPKVGAVCGDDRPVNLDRLQTMMLAILSHVGTGLVRRALSLMNCLPIVSGNIGAFRSDLVRELGGFHEDTLGEDLELTWRVYKAGYRVRFQPKALVYAESPSTMGGLWRQRVRWSRGLLQTLRLHSGMLGSRRYGMFGAFLVFNAITMVLIPILQLVVLALLPFLYVAGMGPVPAEVLAILGWLGVFVSLALIVFSVGLNRSWRDLRFLWTLPLWPFYSVFVGLALASAIVKEIRGSPARWNKLQRTGIKSVTATHSVTSTDVSQRQEAHA, from the coding sequence GTGACGTTCCCGAGCGTGGCGTTGGTGGTGGTGTACGTTGGCGGTTTGGTGATTCTCGGTTTTGGCATGGCCAAAATCGTCTATGTTCCCATGGCGTTGTATTTCGACTGGCTTTACCGCTCCATCTGTGCCCGGCATCGGTATTCCGTGTTGAGCGATAGGCCTTTGGTGTCGGTGATTGTCCCGGGCTACAACGAGGCCGTGGTGATCACCGGCTGTGTTGAGTCCATTTTGGCCAGCCGGTACTTGCGCCTGGAAGTCATTCTGGTGGATGACGGTTCCACGGATGAGACCGCCTCCATCATGGAAGGCTTGGCGCAGCAGTATGACCGGGTGCGGTTCCTTTCGCAGGCCAACGCGGGCAAGGGCGCCGCTTTGAATTGTGGGATTGCAGCAGCCCTCGGGGACATTCTGATGTTTGTGGACGCCGATGGAGTCTTTGCTCCAGACACGTTGATACACATGCTGGAGGGTTTTGACGATCCGAAAGTGGGCGCAGTGTGCGGCGATGACCGGCCGGTCAACCTCGATCGCCTGCAGACCATGATGCTTGCGATCCTGAGCCACGTGGGTACGGGATTGGTCCGTAGGGCTCTATCCCTCATGAATTGCCTGCCCATCGTTTCCGGAAACATTGGCGCCTTTCGCAGCGATTTGGTCCGGGAGCTGGGAGGGTTCCACGAGGACACGCTCGGGGAAGACCTTGAGCTGACATGGCGGGTCTACAAAGCCGGATACCGGGTTCGATTCCAGCCCAAAGCACTCGTGTACGCCGAGTCTCCCTCCACCATGGGTGGCTTGTGGCGTCAGCGGGTCCGCTGGTCGCGAGGGCTGCTCCAGACGCTGAGGTTGCACAGCGGAATGCTCGGGAGCCGCCGCTACGGAATGTTCGGGGCGTTCCTGGTTTTCAACGCCATCACCATGGTGTTGATCCCTATTCTGCAACTCGTCGTCCTGGCTCTACTACCGTTCCTGTACGTGGCAGGCATGGGACCCGTCCCAGCTGAAGTCCTCGCAATCCTCGGCTGGCTCGGGGTCTTTGTGTCATTGGCGCTGATCGTCTTCTCCGTTGGCCTGAACCGCTCATGGCGGGATCTGCGATTCCTGTGGACGCTGCCACTGTGGCCCTTTTACTCGGTGTTTGTGGGCTTGGCCCTGGCCAGCGCAATCGTGAAAGAAATCCGTGGCAGTCCGGCCCGTTGGAACAAGCTGCAGCGGACAGGCATCAAGTCTGTGACTGCCACGCATTCTGTGACCTCCACTGATGTGTCACAACGGCAGGAAGCGCACGCGTGA
- a CDS encoding putative glutaryl-CoA dehydrogenase (identified by match to protein family HMM PF00441; match to protein family HMM PF02770; match to protein family HMM PF08028) — MMGDYSGSPGFPSGSVPSGPVPAGSVGSVPPSVADLPTADFFDFESLLSVQEQRKLNELRAFLASEIAPHAGHWWEKAEFPEHILPKLAALRLSAPAQRGYTHLFAGLVIAEMTRVDTSIATFFMVHHDLFVESLYDFGSDVQQDRYLDDASNLRTTGAFALTEPNHGSDVAGGMETTARRVERADSDGGDYWVINGAKRWIGNGTFCDYMLVWAKDEKDGAVRAFIVDASLPGITRSRIENKIALRTVQNADIVFADVEVAEADRFAGISSFADTNHLLRGSRIMVAWQAVGQQLAAFDVARQYAVERMQFGKPLAKFQLIQQHLVDMLGNAVASMGMMVRIAQLQEDIFTDAQGVRHGGADMAQVALAKAYCSARMRETVALGRSILGGNGIVTDYRIAKIFADAEAIYTYEGSYEINSLIVGRAVTGVSAIT; from the coding sequence ATGATGGGCGACTACAGCGGCTCTCCGGGATTTCCCTCTGGTTCCGTTCCGTCCGGGCCCGTTCCGGCTGGGTCCGTTGGGTCCGTTCCGCCGTCCGTGGCTGACCTTCCTACGGCTGACTTCTTCGACTTCGAATCGCTGCTCAGCGTTCAGGAACAGCGGAAACTCAACGAACTCCGGGCATTCCTTGCCTCCGAGATCGCCCCGCACGCCGGGCACTGGTGGGAGAAGGCAGAGTTCCCGGAACACATTCTCCCCAAGCTTGCTGCCCTCCGGCTCAGTGCGCCGGCACAGCGTGGGTATACACACCTGTTTGCCGGACTGGTGATCGCAGAGATGACACGCGTTGACACTTCCATCGCAACGTTCTTCATGGTCCACCACGATCTCTTCGTGGAGTCCCTCTACGACTTCGGCAGCGACGTCCAACAGGACCGCTACCTCGACGACGCCTCCAATCTCCGCACCACCGGAGCCTTCGCGCTCACAGAACCCAACCACGGATCGGACGTCGCCGGCGGGATGGAGACCACTGCCCGCCGTGTTGAGCGGGCAGATTCCGACGGCGGCGATTACTGGGTGATCAACGGTGCCAAACGCTGGATTGGAAACGGGACGTTCTGCGACTACATGTTGGTGTGGGCCAAGGACGAAAAAGACGGCGCAGTGCGTGCCTTCATCGTTGACGCATCCCTGCCGGGCATCACCCGCAGCCGCATCGAGAACAAGATAGCCCTGCGGACGGTGCAGAACGCCGACATCGTCTTTGCTGACGTCGAGGTAGCTGAGGCAGATCGCTTCGCCGGCATCAGCAGTTTCGCCGACACCAACCACCTACTCCGTGGATCACGCATCATGGTCGCCTGGCAGGCAGTGGGTCAACAACTGGCAGCCTTCGACGTCGCCCGGCAGTACGCCGTCGAGCGCATGCAGTTCGGCAAGCCACTGGCCAAATTCCAGCTCATCCAGCAACACCTGGTGGACATGCTCGGAAACGCGGTGGCCAGCATGGGGATGATGGTTCGGATAGCGCAACTGCAGGAGGACATTTTCACGGACGCCCAGGGGGTCCGTCACGGAGGCGCCGACATGGCACAGGTGGCGCTCGCCAAGGCCTACTGCAGCGCAAGGATGCGGGAAACTGTGGCGTTGGGCCGGTCAATCCTGGGCGGGAACGGAATCGTCACCGATTACCGCATCGCTAAAATCTTCGCCGACGCCGAGGCCATCTATACCTACGAAGGCTCCTACGAAATCAACTCGCTGATCGTTGGCCGCGCCGTAACGGGGGTTTCAGCCATCACCTAG
- a CDS encoding putative protein of unknown function (DUF1684) (identified by match to protein family HMM PF07920), with protein sequence MSSPTTTIDPQLARWERFRAGRNAALATEHGWLTLTSFQWLEAQPSKVELVPGLWSTDGTTAFLTASAADGLTLVETGQVVEGTITATLQDEESLMWVQFGGDDGKQVVAELAMRADKYAVRTRDNSSPVLTGFEGVPTYAYSPAWVIEGRFEPYAEPMDVPIGTANPLVDGVHRSVGEVVFRAPGVPHEIRLHAEEEKLGALNVTFHDETNGDTTDEWRKVFIPRPRPDGSVVIDFNRAINYPSAFTPYGTCPMPVRGNSVDVRVEAGEKLPQG encoded by the coding sequence ATGAGCTCGCCCACCACCACAATCGATCCCCAACTCGCCCGTTGGGAACGGTTCCGTGCCGGTCGAAATGCGGCCCTGGCCACCGAGCACGGCTGGTTGACGCTCACGTCCTTCCAGTGGCTTGAGGCTCAACCGTCCAAGGTTGAACTTGTTCCGGGCCTCTGGTCCACTGATGGCACCACGGCTTTCCTCACGGCGAGCGCCGCGGACGGGCTCACCTTGGTGGAGACAGGACAGGTTGTTGAGGGGACCATTACGGCGACACTGCAGGACGAAGAGTCGCTGATGTGGGTGCAGTTTGGAGGCGACGACGGCAAGCAAGTTGTGGCGGAACTTGCCATGCGTGCGGACAAGTACGCGGTTCGCACCCGCGACAACAGCTCCCCCGTGTTGACTGGGTTCGAGGGTGTCCCCACCTATGCGTACAGCCCTGCTTGGGTTATCGAGGGCCGGTTCGAACCTTACGCTGAGCCCATGGACGTACCCATCGGCACGGCCAACCCCTTGGTGGACGGTGTCCACAGGTCCGTGGGCGAGGTGGTGTTCCGGGCACCGGGCGTTCCCCACGAAATCCGGCTGCACGCGGAAGAGGAGAAGCTGGGCGCGCTTAACGTCACTTTCCACGATGAGACCAACGGTGACACCACGGATGAATGGCGGAAGGTGTTCATCCCCAGGCCTCGCCCCGACGGGTCCGTGGTGATCGATTTCAACCGTGCCATCAACTACCCCAGTGCCTTCACTCCCTATGGCACCTGCCCCATGCCTGTTCGGGGCAATTCAGTCGACGTGCGGGTGGAGGCCGGAGAGAAACTTCCGCAGGGCTAG
- a CDS encoding conserved hypothetical protein (identified by match to protein family HMM PF02222; match to protein family HMM PF02655) → MARILVTGVGGPAGLSLARQLRGLGHWVLGVDMQEVPASAADIVSLVSPASSAGYLWELRGLVANHGIELLVPTVSDELVLVAEAREDFAPGVEVLIADPAPVRIANDKYLTMRCLDTAGVAVPGFGLPGDFASVSEAMARFGGALVVKPRVSRGGRGVQILERTADGGRNAARIWASLDDSWIVQRFAPGTEYAPVVFRGELATGDDGLVVVLEKTELKEGRVGNAVSVRKVELSMAADVAHVARAATAALGLTGPIDVDVRRMPDGKPVVLEVNARFGANSAHAPELLDHALRRYVPGRLV, encoded by the coding sequence ATGGCGCGGATTCTTGTAACCGGGGTTGGGGGACCGGCCGGGCTTTCACTCGCCCGGCAGTTAAGGGGCTTGGGCCACTGGGTTCTGGGTGTCGATATGCAGGAGGTTCCGGCGTCAGCAGCGGACATTGTGTCGTTGGTGTCCCCCGCAAGTTCTGCCGGCTACCTGTGGGAGTTGCGCGGGCTTGTGGCCAATCACGGCATCGAACTCCTGGTGCCCACCGTCAGCGATGAGCTTGTTCTCGTAGCTGAGGCACGGGAAGACTTCGCCCCGGGCGTCGAAGTCCTTATTGCTGATCCGGCTCCAGTGCGTATTGCCAATGACAAATACCTCACCATGCGTTGCCTGGATACTGCAGGCGTCGCCGTGCCTGGTTTTGGGCTGCCCGGAGATTTCGCTTCGGTTAGTGAGGCCATGGCCCGCTTTGGCGGGGCGCTGGTGGTAAAGCCGAGGGTTTCCAGGGGTGGACGCGGGGTCCAAATTCTGGAACGAACCGCTGACGGGGGACGAAACGCTGCACGGATTTGGGCTTCCCTGGATGACTCTTGGATCGTGCAACGCTTCGCGCCCGGAACAGAGTACGCGCCGGTGGTCTTCCGCGGTGAGCTTGCAACCGGGGACGACGGTCTTGTGGTGGTGCTGGAGAAAACCGAGCTCAAGGAAGGGCGCGTAGGCAACGCCGTCTCCGTCAGGAAAGTGGAGTTGTCCATGGCCGCCGACGTAGCCCACGTGGCCCGGGCAGCGACGGCAGCCCTCGGATTGACGGGCCCCATTGACGTGGATGTCCGTCGCATGCCGGACGGAAAGCCCGTGGTGCTGGAGGTCAACGCAAGGTTTGGAGCGAACAGCGCCCATGCACCGGAGCTTCTGGACCACGCACTCCGCCGCTATGTTCCGGGACGGCTTGTGTGA
- a CDS encoding hypothetical protein (identified by Glimmer2; putative), translating to MTRFIQCVEPRRQKTSLTGDPGASSSRNNAAMHCSDMTSFRRKSLADCTFSRHPLLRKWQDTSYQAGWRFRADWFLPEVGTVVASLAKSAVIPGPTAKSLGAARARNGVGITETMADFRALFAAAGKNVDVEALQSLAEGWAEAMETAPPVSCTDVYTGLATQAHFRRRLHEISTFGSERPGTVVLAIISMAGPRNSLNHSWTLLARIGEAVNGQLDGTGAMAMYQNSAIHVLFPLSESNISRVIECKIAVEALGDGALSPARTKFYPLPSAAPATTTTAPRDSSCERQ from the coding sequence GTGACGCGGTTTATACAATGTGTTGAACCAAGACGCCAAAAGACTTCTTTGACAGGCGATCCCGGAGCATCTTCGTCACGAAACAACGCTGCTATGCACTGTTCGGATATGACATCGTTCCGGAGAAAATCACTCGCAGATTGCACGTTCTCGCGGCACCCTTTGCTGCGAAAATGGCAGGACACCAGCTATCAGGCAGGTTGGCGGTTTCGTGCGGATTGGTTCCTGCCGGAAGTTGGGACTGTGGTGGCTTCCCTCGCGAAGAGCGCGGTGATCCCAGGGCCCACAGCCAAGTCGCTTGGCGCTGCCCGTGCCAGGAATGGTGTCGGCATCACTGAGACCATGGCTGACTTCCGTGCTCTCTTCGCTGCCGCAGGGAAGAATGTGGACGTCGAAGCTCTGCAGTCCCTGGCAGAAGGGTGGGCGGAAGCCATGGAAACGGCGCCCCCGGTTTCGTGTACGGATGTCTACACGGGGTTGGCTACCCAGGCCCATTTCCGGCGTCGTCTCCACGAGATCTCAACATTTGGATCCGAACGGCCCGGGACGGTGGTTCTGGCCATCATCTCGATGGCCGGCCCCCGCAACAGTTTGAACCACTCCTGGACGCTGCTGGCACGTATCGGAGAAGCCGTCAATGGCCAGCTGGATGGAACCGGAGCAATGGCTATGTACCAAAACTCGGCCATCCATGTCCTTTTCCCCCTCAGCGAGAGCAACATATCCCGGGTCATCGAGTGCAAGATCGCTGTGGAAGCCCTGGGTGATGGCGCCCTCAGCCCCGCTCGCACCAAGTTCTATCCGCTTCCGTCGGCGGCGCCTGCCACCACCACAACGGCGCCACGGGATTCTTCCTGCGAAAGGCAATAG